The following proteins are co-located in the Gossypium hirsutum isolate 1008001.06 chromosome A02, Gossypium_hirsutum_v2.1, whole genome shotgun sequence genome:
- the LOC107936557 gene encoding ribosomal RNA small subunit methyltransferase, mitochondrial — protein MLFKQKSVRTHFSGLIFFQNYQRNLWVKPSHRYGKYNEEDDDDKDPKLRNTKENQLDHFYLYKSKGQHLLTNTRILDAIVRRSNIKPTDTVLEIGPGTGNLTVKLLEAAEKVVAVEVDKRMVDVLHKRVAENGLQERLNVICKDAMKVEFPQFDLVVANIPYGISSPLIAKLVYGRNPFRSATLLLQKEFARRLLAEPGDADFNRLAVNVNLVADVEFVMDVSKREFLPCPKVDSSVVIIRPKPELPDVNLNEWRAFTRTCFGKKNKTLGATFKQKKKVMQLLKLAKTTSLNKENPPTGNNYECDEYYDGKYEDGDTDGEECFASSTSDLEMNLFKEKIVGILRKGGFEDKRPSKVSNEDLLHLLSLFNQAGIYFHDHVKPNDLGNANAAYLS, from the exons ATGCTTTTCAAGCAGAAATCAGTTCGAACCCACTTTTCTGGGTTAATTTTCTTCCAAAATTATCAACGAAATCTCTGGGTAAAACCCAGTCATCGTTATGGCAAATACAATGAAGAAGACGATGATGATAAAGACCCAAAGCTTCGAAACACGAAAGAGAACCAGTTAGACCATTTTTATTTGTATAAGAGCAAAGGCCAACATTTGCTTACTAATACACGGATTCTCGACGCTATTGTTCGAAGATCGAACATAAAGCCTACTGATACCGTCTTGGAAATCGGACCTGGGACCGGAAATCTTACTGTCAAGCTACTGGAAGCTGCCGAAAAGGTTGTCGCCGTTGAAGTTGATAAGAGGATGGTGGATGTTCTTCATAAACGCGTTGCTGAGAATGGGTTGCAAGAGAGACTCAAT GTTATATGCAAAGATGCAATGAAGGTTGAGTTCCCTCAGTTCGATCTTGTTGTGGCCAACATTCCTTATGGAATATCTTCCCCTCTCATAGCTAAATTGGTTTATGGAAGGAACCCTTTTAGGAGTGCAACATTGCTTCTTCAAAAGGAGTTTGCACGCCGGTTACTTGCTGAGCCCGGGGACGCAGACTTCAACCGATTGGCCGTGAATGTGAACTTGGTAGCCGATGTAGAATTCGTCATGGATGTAAGCAAAAGGGAGTTCCTTCCTTGCCCGAAAGTCGATTCCTCTGTTGTAATAATCCGACCGAAACCTGAACTCCCTGATGTTAATCTTAACGAGTGGAGAGCTTTCACAAGGACTTGTTTTGGCAAAAAGAACAAGACCCTTGGCGCTACCTTTAAGCAGAAGAAGAAGGTGATGCAGCTACTGAAATTGGCTAAAACAACGAGCTTGAATAAAGAAAATCCTCCGACGGGGAATAACTACGAATGTGATGAGTATTACGATGGCAAATACGAAGATGGAGATACCGATGGTGAAGAATGTTTTGCATCCTCTACCTCTGATCTTGAAATGAACTTGTTTAAGGAGAAAATTGTTGGGATTTTGAGAAAAGGTGGGTTTGAAGATAAAAGGCCTTCAAAGGTGAGTAATGAGGACTTATTACATTTACTCTCTTTGTTTAATCAAGCTGGAATATATTTTCATGATCATGTTAAACCAAATGATTTAGGTAATGCAAATGCTGCTTATCTTTCATAG